One window of Methanogenium organophilum genomic DNA carries:
- a CDS encoding sulfate adenylyltransferase subunit 1, giving the protein MAKNSNEEYLKFVIVGHVDHGKSTLIGRLLYDTDSLPEEKVEEIRLVCEMLGKDMEFGYVMDHLEEERDQGITIDTAQVWFNTDKRNYVIIDAPGHVEFVKNMITGASQAEAAILIVDADEGVKEQTKRHAYILSMLGLEQVIVVINKMDLVDFSEERFIEVKKELIHFLENIGIEPSYVLPISASKGDNVAKRSEEMNWYKGMTVLQALDTFEVTPSANESPMRFVVQDVYNFTKRIIVGRVESGIIHKGDNIIVLPSGEETVVASIEEFLAEPTEAETGRATGITTRDKLFFDRGNVVCMQSAPDQLPVVTDTIKARIFWMDKTPFTSGDSIYFRCATQEVTCSVEINSVMNSSTLEPVIFNEGEQAVIKNREVAEVTIKTTKPIAVDNFNEIQTLGRFVLGYDDTCAGGIITEL; this is encoded by the coding sequence TTGGCAAAAAATTCAAATGAAGAATATCTAAAATTTGTGATTGTCGGTCACGTTGACCATGGAAAAAGTACGTTAATTGGCCGCCTACTGTACGATACGGATTCTCTTCCTGAGGAAAAAGTTGAGGAAATTCGTTTAGTATGCGAGATGCTTGGTAAAGACATGGAATTTGGGTATGTCATGGATCATCTTGAGGAGGAAAGAGATCAGGGAATAACAATTGATACTGCCCAGGTCTGGTTCAATACGGATAAGAGAAATTATGTTATCATTGATGCTCCCGGACATGTGGAATTTGTAAAAAATATGATTACAGGTGCATCTCAGGCGGAGGCTGCAATACTCATTGTTGATGCTGACGAAGGAGTGAAAGAGCAAACGAAACGTCATGCCTATATCCTCTCTATGCTTGGACTTGAACAAGTGATTGTGGTTATAAACAAAATGGATCTTGTTGATTTTAGTGAAGAGAGATTTATTGAAGTTAAAAAAGAACTCATTCACTTCCTTGAGAACATAGGTATAGAGCCCTCATATGTGCTCCCAATCTCTGCAAGTAAAGGAGACAATGTCGCAAAAAGATCCGAAGAGATGAATTGGTATAAAGGCATGACAGTTTTACAGGCTCTTGATACCTTTGAGGTGACACCATCTGCAAATGAAAGTCCAATGAGATTTGTTGTCCAGGATGTGTACAACTTTACCAAGAGAATTATTGTCGGGCGTGTTGAGTCTGGAATTATTCACAAAGGAGATAATATCATAGTATTACCTTCAGGTGAAGAAACCGTTGTTGCATCGATAGAAGAATTTTTGGCTGAACCGACTGAGGCAGAAACTGGACGTGCTACCGGCATTACCACCCGGGATAAGCTATTTTTTGATAGAGGAAATGTTGTATGTATGCAATCTGCACCGGATCAACTGCCTGTTGTGACGGATACAATTAAGGCACGTATCTTCTGGATGGATAAGACTCCCTTTACATCTGGAGATAGTATTTATTTCCGGTGTGCTACTCAGGAAGTGACGTGTTCTGTTGAAATAAATTCTGTTATGAATTCCTCTACTCTCGAACCTGTAATTTTTAATGAAGGGGAACAGGCAGTCATAAAAAACCGTGAGGTTGCAGAAGTTACCATTAAAACAACAAAACCCATTGCTGTAGATAATTTTAATGAAATACAGACACTTGGAAGATTTGTTCTTGGGTATGATGATACCTGTGCGGGTGGGATAATCACGGAGTTGTAA
- the cysD gene encoding sulfate adenylyltransferase subunit CysD, with protein sequence MDHLDKLESQSIYIIREAYKQFKDVAVLWSIGKDSTTLLHLVRKAFYGNVPFPALHIDTGYKFKEIYDFRDQWSNNWGIDLVVACNQAALDAGMGPDNSDKLACCTALKTQGLKDCIAEKKFKALLLGIRRDEHGIRAKERVFSPRNRDFQWNYKDQPPELWDQFKNKQAGEEHIRVHPILHWTELDIWRYVQRENLPIVDLYFAKDGKRYRSIGCETCCNPVDSDADTVDEIVEELRTTEVTERSGRAQDKERAYMMQKLRALGYM encoded by the coding sequence ATGGATCATCTTGACAAACTTGAGAGTCAGAGCATCTACATTATTCGTGAAGCATATAAACAGTTCAAGGATGTTGCCGTCCTTTGGAGTATTGGAAAAGATTCGACAACACTTCTTCATCTGGTAAGAAAGGCATTTTATGGCAATGTGCCCTTTCCGGCACTTCATATTGACACTGGATATAAATTTAAAGAAATTTATGATTTCAGAGACCAGTGGAGTAATAATTGGGGTATTGATCTTGTAGTTGCATGCAATCAGGCTGCACTGGATGCTGGTATGGGTCCGGATAATAGTGATAAATTAGCATGTTGTACAGCCCTGAAAACACAGGGTCTTAAAGACTGTATTGCAGAGAAAAAATTCAAAGCATTACTTCTTGGGATCCGCCGTGATGAACATGGCATTAGAGCAAAGGAAAGAGTTTTTTCTCCGAGAAATAGGGATTTTCAGTGGAATTATAAAGATCAACCACCTGAATTATGGGATCAATTCAAAAATAAACAGGCAGGAGAGGAGCACATTCGAGTACACCCAATTCTTCATTGGACCGAACTCGACATATGGCGATATGTCCAGCGTGAAAACCTCCCAATTGTTGACTTATATTTTGCAAAAGACGGAAAGAGATATCGAAGTATTGGATGTGAAACCTGTTGCAATCCAGTTGATTCAGATGCAGATACTGTCGATGAAATTGTTGAAGAGTTGAGAACTACTGAGGTTACAGAGAGGAGTGGCCGGGCACAGGATAAGGAGCGTGCATATATGATGCAAAAGCTTCGTGCACTAGGATATATGTAA
- a CDS encoding phosphate ABC transporter ATP-binding protein, with the protein MNSAIVIKKFNLSIEGTKILTDINLELPKNQIIAIIGPSGCGKSTLLRSINRMNDLIEGLEYTGSITVDGDNILSPNTDVTEIRRKIGMIAQTPNPLPMSIYENVIYGPRIHGLKDKVKKDEIVKNSLERVGLWEEVSTRLDAPANKLSIGQQQRLCLARTIANDPNILLCDETTSALDPTSAKKIETELLELKKDYTILFVTHILRQARRIADYVVFIYFGEIVEHGPAEKIFGNPSDPRMKQYLEGSI; encoded by the coding sequence TTGAATTCAGCAATTGTGATAAAAAAATTTAATTTGTCAATTGAGGGAACGAAGATATTAACTGATATCAATCTTGAATTGCCTAAAAATCAGATAATTGCAATTATCGGACCCTCCGGTTGTGGTAAATCCACACTCCTCAGGAGTATTAACCGAATGAATGATCTGATTGAAGGACTTGAGTATACAGGATCGATCACTGTCGATGGGGATAATATTCTATCTCCCAATACTGATGTGACAGAAATTCGAAGGAAAATTGGGATGATAGCACAAACACCAAATCCCCTTCCAATGTCGATCTATGAAAATGTGATTTATGGTCCCAGAATTCATGGCCTTAAAGATAAAGTCAAAAAGGACGAGATTGTAAAAAATTCACTTGAACGTGTGGGTCTTTGGGAGGAGGTTTCGACACGTTTGGATGCACCGGCAAATAAGTTGTCTATTGGTCAACAGCAACGACTTTGCCTTGCAAGGACGATTGCAAATGATCCAAATATACTTCTTTGTGATGAAACAACATCGGCCCTTGATCCTACCTCTGCAAAGAAAATTGAAACTGAATTACTCGAGCTAAAAAAAGATTATACTATACTTTTTGTGACTCATATTCTACGTCAGGCAAGAAGAATTGCTGATTATGTAGTATTTATTTATTTTGGTGAGATTGTTGAACATGGACCCGCTGAAAAAATATTTGGCAATCCTTCTGATCCACGTATGAAACAATATCTTGAAGGTTCGATATAG
- the pstA gene encoding phosphate ABC transporter permease PstA yields the protein MNVRIMEEKIVKIIMYLSIAIVLGSLLLVFSMVILKGIDFLNFDMITKVPDGGYYLGKGGGILNAIVGSLYLAGGAIILATIVSIPISWYLNQSNKKSKFTEFVRLSLDVSCGIPSLIYGAFVFLFLVSFHQRAALIWGIVTVAIFIIPILVRAMDEIMQTVNRDLKEASYSLGATEFETLKNVITRQAMPGIVGAIILAFGRGIGDAAAVLFTAGYTDNIPNSLFDPVATLPLAIFFQISSPYPEVQGRAYASGIILIIIVLLLIVISRIVSKRLMKYVIR from the coding sequence ATGAATGTCCGGATAATGGAAGAAAAGATAGTAAAAATTATTATGTATCTCTCTATTGCCATAGTACTTGGGTCCCTGCTTTTGGTTTTTTCGATGGTGATACTCAAAGGAATTGATTTCCTGAATTTTGATATGATCACTAAAGTACCGGATGGTGGATATTATCTTGGAAAAGGCGGGGGTATTCTCAATGCAATTGTTGGTTCTCTATATTTAGCGGGTGGAGCAATAATTCTGGCCACCATCGTTAGTATTCCAATATCATGGTATCTGAACCAAAGTAACAAAAAATCGAAATTCACTGAATTTGTTAGATTGTCCCTTGATGTCTCCTGTGGAATCCCGTCTCTAATTTATGGGGCATTTGTATTCCTGTTTCTGGTTTCATTTCACCAAAGAGCTGCATTAATCTGGGGAATTGTGACGGTTGCAATATTTATCATCCCAATTCTTGTTCGGGCAATGGATGAGATTATGCAAACAGTAAATAGGGATTTAAAAGAAGCATCATATAGCCTTGGAGCAACCGAATTTGAAACATTAAAAAATGTAATCACACGTCAGGCAATGCCAGGGATTGTCGGTGCGATAATACTTGCATTTGGAAGGGGCATTGGTGATGCCGCTGCTGTGTTATTTACCGCTGGATATACAGACAATATCCCCAATTCGCTATTTGATCCTGTTGCTACTTTGCCATTGGCAATATTTTTTCAAATTAGTTCACCATATCCTGAAGTTCAGGGGAGGGCATATGCATCGGGGATCATTTTAATAATTATTGTTTTACTGTTAATTGTAATTTCAAGAATTGTGTCCAAAAGACTCATGAAATATGTTATCCGGTAG
- the pstC gene encoding phosphate ABC transporter permease subunit PstC, with product MEFKNIFFSRQNINSLVRKGLFVPTFLSALIFIAIAVVLLVKSIPILSMYPITDLLFSSIWKPMSGDFGFLPFIMGTLWVTILSMIICIPISLFCALYLSEYAPKRVQITIQPFIDLLAGIPSVVYGLFGIILIVPLIRDSIAPFFNITSSGYTVLSGGIVLAIMVFPILISVSFEVFQAVPFDMREASLSCGATNWEMVKHVVITAGYPGLIAALILGFSRAFGETMAVLMVVGNVPIIPQSVFDPAYPIPALIANNYGEMMSIPMYDSALMFAAFILLIVVIAFTVLSKYMLIRIKARLGS from the coding sequence GTGGAATTTAAAAATATTTTTTTTTCCCGACAAAATATCAATTCACTAGTTCGAAAAGGGTTGTTTGTCCCCACATTTTTGTCTGCATTAATTTTTATTGCAATTGCTGTTGTTCTTCTGGTTAAATCAATCCCGATCCTTTCAATGTATCCCATTACCGATCTATTATTTTCTTCTATATGGAAGCCAATGTCAGGAGATTTTGGATTTTTACCATTTATTATGGGCACCCTGTGGGTCACAATTCTTTCAATGATCATTTGTATCCCGATTTCTCTATTTTGTGCTTTATACCTCTCAGAATATGCACCAAAGAGAGTTCAGATTACCATTCAACCTTTCATTGATTTACTTGCCGGCATACCGTCTGTTGTTTATGGGTTATTTGGGATAATTCTTATTGTACCCCTGATTCGTGATTCAATTGCCCCATTTTTCAATATTACCAGCAGTGGATATACTGTTCTTTCAGGGGGCATTGTACTTGCAATTATGGTATTTCCAATTTTGATATCCGTATCATTTGAAGTATTTCAGGCTGTTCCATTTGATATGAGGGAGGCTTCCCTGTCCTGTGGAGCGACAAACTGGGAGATGGTAAAACATGTTGTTATAACAGCAGGATATCCGGGTCTCATCGCAGCATTAATTCTTGGATTTAGTCGTGCATTCGGGGAAACAATGGCCGTTTTAATGGTTGTTGGAAACGTGCCTATCATACCGCAATCAGTTTTTGATCCAGCATACCCAATACCGGCACTCATTGCGAACAATTATGGAGAAATGATGTCAATTCCCATGTACGATTCTGCGTTGATGTTTGCAGCATTTATTCTCCTAATTGTTGTCATTGCCTTTACTGTTCTTTCAAAGTACATGCTTATCCGAATAAAGGCGAGGTTGGGATCATGA
- a CDS encoding PstS family phosphate ABC transporter substrate-binding protein — MIPTIYQYIYMIYGGIRAIMKLVSATVIILVLIAVVSTCGCTNASADGDSAESKIFISGAFALYPMMITWSEEYQKIHPEIQFEISGGGAGKGMTDALSGMVDIGMVSREIYPEEQSQGACWVAVTKDAVVGTINSNNPAAEKILSRGATKSDLEKIFVNNSVTNWGQLDGMEGVDVRINQYSRADACGAASIWAKYIGDYHQENIGGIAVSGDPGLAEAVRADTFGIGFNNINYAYDPTTELPIEGLLILPLDLNENGKIDSNESFYSTRAEIMEAIAKGIYPSPPSRDLNLVTKNEFTGPTKDFVEWILTEGQQYVTENGYIPLPEEVLTSELNTVMESGI, encoded by the coding sequence ATGATACCAACAATCTACCAATACATATATATGATATATGGTGGTATAAGGGCCATCATGAAATTGGTATCCGCAACAGTGATAATACTGGTTCTAATAGCAGTAGTCAGCACATGTGGTTGCACAAATGCTTCCGCTGATGGAGACAGTGCTGAGAGCAAGATATTCATATCTGGCGCTTTTGCCCTTTATCCAATGATGATAACATGGTCAGAAGAATATCAGAAAATTCATCCAGAAATACAATTTGAGATCTCCGGAGGCGGAGCTGGAAAAGGAATGACGGATGCATTGTCGGGCATGGTTGATATAGGGATGGTTTCCAGAGAAATATATCCCGAAGAACAAAGTCAGGGTGCATGCTGGGTTGCTGTCACAAAGGATGCAGTTGTTGGAACGATTAACAGTAATAACCCTGCTGCAGAAAAGATCCTATCACGTGGTGCTACAAAATCTGATCTGGAGAAAATATTTGTCAACAACAGTGTGACAAATTGGGGTCAACTCGATGGCATGGAAGGAGTCGATGTCAGAATCAATCAATATTCACGGGCAGATGCATGCGGTGCTGCCTCCATCTGGGCAAAATACATTGGTGATTATCATCAGGAAAATATAGGGGGTATCGCTGTATCTGGTGATCCAGGACTTGCGGAAGCAGTTCGGGCAGATACCTTTGGAATAGGATTCAACAATATTAATTATGCATATGATCCGACAACTGAATTGCCCATTGAAGGATTGTTAATACTCCCACTCGATTTAAATGAAAATGGAAAGATTGACTCCAATGAATCTTTCTATTCAACGCGTGCAGAAATTATGGAAGCTATTGCAAAGGGCATTTATCCTTCACCTCCGTCCCGTGATTTAAATCTTGTAACTAAAAATGAATTTACCGGACCAACCAAAGATTTTGTTGAATGGATTCTGACAGAAGGTCAGCAATATGTTACTGAGAACGGCTATATTCCCCTTCCTGAAGAAGTATTAACGAGTGAATTGAATACGGTGATGGAAAGTGGAATTTAA
- a CDS encoding AbrB/MazE/SpoVT family DNA-binding domain-containing protein, with protein MPTGERCGVDLSLINSNDIICVEETAITVRSYRRRTTVPSKIYKLLEIGPGDSLRWVALKDGTVYLTKIKQNNEINVPETE; from the coding sequence ATGCCAACAGGTGAAAGGTGTGGTGTTGATTTGTCATTAATAAATTCTAATGATATCATATGCGTAGAAGAAACTGCAATAACTGTTAGATCTTATCGAAGGAGAACAACCGTTCCATCAAAAATATATAAGTTATTGGAAATAGGGCCCGGCGATTCACTTCGATGGGTTGCCTTGAAGGATGGAACGGTGTATCTTACAAAAATTAAACAAAATAATGAAATAAATGTGCCAGAAACTGAATAA
- a CDS encoding inorganic phosphate transporter: MDTLIIGLGIFLALAFNFANGLNDAANSIATIIATKSLSPVKAVALATFFNLLGPLIFTTAIAATIGKGIVDSGFLTTHILLAAMFGAVIWVFTTSMLGIPVSSSHALIGGLLGAGIAGAGVGAILWPDWDLVKTVVFAMVAGGLFSMFLYIAIAVLRKGDWKGKAPLAFLVGVTIIIPALIIGGYLKVSGILAVVIFIVISPMLGLISSFLLGVIIMHLGRKENPSRLNNMFRPLTIAAGSFQAIGHGANDAQNAMGIITAMLVAGGILTEFSVPLWVILASCGAISMGTLLGGWRVVDKMANKITKIRPYQGFSASMAGGAVLSLMTSLGVPVSTTHAMSGAIMGAGATRGYSSAVRWGIVREIVVAWIITIPATAVVSWVVYVLYAATFL; this comes from the coding sequence ATGGATACTCTGATAATAGGACTGGGAATTTTTCTGGCGCTGGCATTTAATTTTGCAAATGGGCTGAATGATGCAGCAAATTCAATTGCAACGATCATTGCAACAAAGTCCTTGTCCCCGGTTAAAGCAGTGGCACTGGCCACGTTCTTCAATCTTCTGGGACCTCTCATCTTTACAACAGCAATTGCGGCAACTATTGGTAAAGGAATTGTTGACTCCGGATTTCTGACGACTCATATTCTTCTTGCAGCTATGTTTGGTGCTGTTATCTGGGTATTTACCACATCAATGCTGGGAATTCCCGTATCAAGTTCACATGCACTTATAGGAGGTCTTCTTGGAGCGGGTATTGCGGGTGCCGGTGTTGGTGCGATACTCTGGCCGGACTGGGATCTCGTGAAAACTGTTGTTTTCGCAATGGTTGCCGGTGGACTCTTTAGTATGTTCCTTTATATTGCAATAGCAGTTCTGCGCAAGGGTGACTGGAAGGGCAAAGCACCTTTGGCCTTTCTGGTGGGCGTCACAATCATTATTCCGGCACTCATCATTGGTGGCTATTTAAAGGTTTCAGGCATTCTTGCGGTTGTAATATTTATTGTAATATCGCCGATGCTTGGTCTGATTTCTTCCTTCCTGTTGGGTGTCATTATTATGCATTTGGGCAGGAAGGAGAATCCCTCCCGTCTCAACAATATGTTCAGGCCCCTCACGATTGCCGCCGGTTCATTCCAGGCGATTGGGCATGGTGCAAATGATGCTCAGAATGCTATGGGTATTATTACTGCTATGCTTGTTGCCGGAGGAATTCTCACTGAGTTTTCTGTACCTCTCTGGGTAATTCTGGCATCATGTGGTGCAATTTCAATGGGTACTCTTCTTGGTGGGTGGAGAGTAGTTGATAAAATGGCCAATAAAATAACAAAAATTCGGCCATATCAGGGTTTTTCCGCTTCCATGGCAGGCGGTGCCGTTCTTTCCCTGATGACATCCCTGGGTGTGCCCGTTTCAACGACGCATGCGATGAGTGGTGCAATCATGGGGGCAGGTGCAACACGTGGTTATTCGTCTGCGGTGAGATGGGGCATTGTTCGTGAAATCGTGGTGGCATGGATTATCACTATCCCGGCAACTGCAGTTGTTTCCTGGGTGGTGTATGTCCTTTATGCCGCAACTTTCCTTTAA
- a CDS encoding DUF47 domain-containing protein has protein sequence MGMKDWIIPQDKQFFDLLEESAENVRDGAEFLVYTVENFEDLKNKCHKMKAIEHKGDEITHKIYQLLNTTFITPIEPDEISRLASSLDDILDYIDGATRMMYLYGIPETDRFMVELSKLILVSAEELLHAVKGIRDLKHPNGIEERCIEINRLENLGDDLLGEAIQEIFRCPDAISLIKYKDIYEKLESATDRCENAANVLSDIAIRHS, from the coding sequence ATGGGGATGAAAGACTGGATTATTCCACAGGACAAACAATTTTTTGACCTTTTAGAGGAATCAGCTGAAAATGTAAGAGATGGAGCTGAATTTCTCGTTTATACGGTTGAAAATTTTGAGGACCTGAAGAACAAATGTCATAAAATGAAGGCTATTGAGCATAAAGGGGATGAAATAACTCACAAGATCTACCAGCTGCTTAATACAACATTTATCACACCAATTGAGCCGGATGAAATATCACGCCTTGCTTCATCCCTGGATGACATTCTGGACTATATCGATGGAGCAACGCGCATGATGTACCTCTATGGCATCCCTGAGACTGACCGATTTATGGTTGAATTATCGAAACTGATTTTGGTTTCGGCTGAAGAGCTTCTACACGCGGTCAAAGGAATACGGGATTTGAAACATCCAAATGGAATTGAGGAACGATGCATTGAAATCAACCGCCTTGAAAATCTGGGTGATGATCTTCTGGGTGAGGCAATTCAGGAAATATTCCGGTGTCCTGACGCTATTAGTCTGATAAAGTACAAAGATATTTATGAAAAGCTGGAAAGTGCAACTGACCGATGTGAAAATGCTGCAAATGTCCTGAGTGATATTGCTATTCGCCATTCCTGA
- a CDS encoding nicotinate phosphoribosyltransferase, translated as MTSRFGIVSDSEIGSGKCTDVYFIHTDEVLRGKGCNPFVTMEITASSLPDEWGVVCGIEDVLSLLEGLPLDVSAMQEGTIFYPGEPVLRISGKYLDFCTYETAILGFLCHASGVASASAHLTLIAGEKPLYSFGSRRQHPAIAAMIERAAWVGGVAGVSNTCAPTGIPLAGTMPHALIMCLGSAEDAWNAFDHYAPQNIPRIYLCDTFCDEKCEALAAARAGAQAVRLDTPRSRRGDMRAILEEVRWELDLHGFTDVKIFLSGGVTKSDIVAYGDIVDAFGVGGSIANAPVIDYSMDIVERDEESVSKRGKKGGVKQVYLKEGGERMLLPESSGKLSGGTALIVPMLKDGNRVTQDKLNEARARLQQFLVLQTRKNK; from the coding sequence ATGACGAGCAGGTTTGGCATTGTCAGTGATTCAGAGATTGGGTCTGGTAAATGTACAGATGTTTATTTTATCCACACTGATGAAGTCCTGCGTGGGAAAGGGTGTAATCCTTTCGTAACCATGGAAATAACAGCTTCATCGCTTCCTGATGAGTGGGGTGTTGTCTGTGGTATTGAGGATGTCCTTTCTCTTCTGGAAGGTCTGCCGCTGGATGTATCTGCAATGCAGGAGGGTACAATATTTTATCCTGGAGAACCTGTTCTCAGAATATCAGGAAAATATCTTGATTTTTGTACATATGAGACTGCAATACTTGGTTTTCTCTGTCATGCGTCAGGTGTTGCGAGTGCATCAGCGCATCTCACCCTTATTGCGGGGGAAAAACCCCTGTATTCATTCGGTTCACGAAGACAGCATCCCGCAATTGCCGCTATGATTGAACGGGCGGCGTGGGTTGGTGGTGTTGCCGGTGTAAGTAATACCTGTGCACCGACAGGAATACCACTTGCGGGGACAATGCCGCATGCGCTCATTATGTGTCTGGGATCTGCAGAGGATGCATGGAATGCATTTGACCACTATGCACCACAGAATATTCCCCGGATATATCTCTGTGATACCTTCTGTGACGAGAAATGTGAGGCACTTGCGGCAGCCAGAGCGGGCGCACAGGCAGTACGGCTGGATACGCCCCGTTCACGCAGGGGGGATATGCGGGCCATTCTTGAGGAAGTCAGGTGGGAATTGGATCTTCATGGATTTACTGATGTTAAAATATTCCTAAGTGGAGGGGTGACGAAATCAGATATTGTTGCGTATGGTGATATTGTGGATGCATTTGGCGTTGGTGGCTCAATTGCGAACGCCCCGGTGATTGATTATTCCATGGATATTGTAGAACGGGATGAGGAATCTGTTTCAAAGCGGGGCAAAAAAGGCGGAGTGAAACAAGTCTACCTGAAAGAAGGGGGAGAGAGGATGTTACTTCCGGAGTCGTCCGGGAAATTATCCGGGGGGACGGCGCTTATCGTGCCCATGCTGAAGGATGGGAACCGTGTAACTCAAGATAAACTTAATGAAGCCAGGGCCCGTCTTCAGCAATTTCTTGTCCTTCAGACAAGGAAGAATAAATAA
- a CDS encoding MTAP family purine nucleoside phosphorylase has translation MLGIIGGTSLLFAELPDLKKTEIATPYGTAELYLGDIALLLRHQHEMPPHQINFPACISALAIAGVDRAVAFGSVGSLNKSIRPGSIIIPDDYLSMAPVPTIHNHTQEHIMPAIDAGLSREISSCIPESEIGGTYVQTGGPRIETKAEVRALSEIGDLVGMTIASEATLCNELDIAFSAICMVDNYAHGIGEDELSYEQILNFARANTKKTEMILERIITRIG, from the coding sequence ATGCTAGGAATAATTGGTGGTACCAGTCTTCTTTTTGCTGAATTACCTGACCTGAAAAAAACAGAAATTGCTACCCCCTATGGAACGGCAGAACTATATCTGGGGGATATCGCCCTCCTCTTAAGACATCAGCACGAAATGCCCCCCCACCAGATTAATTTCCCTGCCTGCATTTCCGCTCTTGCCATCGCCGGAGTGGATAGAGCAGTGGCATTCGGTTCAGTTGGTTCCCTGAATAAATCGATCCGGCCGGGCTCGATAATCATCCCGGATGATTATTTAAGTATGGCACCAGTGCCAACAATCCACAACCATACACAGGAACATATAATGCCAGCAATAGATGCCGGACTCAGTAGAGAAATATCTTCCTGTATCCCGGAATCAGAGATTGGTGGCACATATGTGCAGACGGGTGGCCCCAGAATTGAGACAAAAGCAGAAGTCAGAGCCCTTTCGGAAATCGGTGACCTCGTTGGAATGACCATCGCATCAGAGGCCACGCTCTGTAATGAACTGGATATCGCATTTTCCGCGATATGCATGGTGGATAACTATGCCCATGGAATTGGCGAAGATGAACTTTCATATGAACAGATTCTCAATTTTGCACGGGCAAACACAAAAAAGACAGAAATGATACTTGAACGAATAATTACCAGGATAGGATGA